Sequence from the Bacillus sp. BGMRC 2118 genome:
GTCCACGTTGGAAATACGCCCGAACTTCATCTGTTTCAGTTACTTGAGTAAAGCCTAATTCCAACACAATTTTGACAATGTTTTTATGCATATTATAGTAGATTCCACTAATCTCTATCGCATTTAATGGTCTTCTATTGCCCAAAAATCCAGTTAGAAAACTTTGCTTTTCAACAAAATCAATTTTTTCCTTCGGAGCAATATGTGGTGGTCGGCTAAAAATACCTTTACTTAGCATGACGTCCATAATTCGATCATAGAGCTCCATTGCTTCTTTATTACATGAGATAAAGTATTTTCTTTGATCGGCTCTTGCAGATGTACCAACTGCACCTGCGTAGCCGGTTAAACCATGTAATGTCATCACATGATAATATACGAGCATAAACGTATCGGTGAACAAAGGGGGGGCGTCATAATTTACATCTAACTTAGTAAACCCCTTTGGTATTGGAAAGTTCTCCTTTTTGAGAAATTCTCTTATTTTAGAGAGATGACCTTTTGATAACGATAAGGCAAATTCTAGAATCTCCTTTATATCAGGATCATCTACAGTTTTAATAAAATAACTTGTGACCGCTGCCCCCATACTATCATTCATATACTGAGTCCACAGATTTGCAATTTCAGATGATGACATTGGAACGTTGTGACTGATTTGTTTCATGTTAACCCCTCTTAATATACCTTTTTTATGAGCTTAGTCTTACCAGAATAAGATGATTATATAAGGATGTTGAACCCGAGGGCGATGGACTGAAGGAATGTAAAAGGCTAGCCCCTTCTATACAAAAGGAGACTAGCCTTATTTCTTCGTACTATTTTTCATTGTTTTTTTCTTCGTTTGCAAGCTCCATCATCTTTTCTAACAAGATATGTTGTGGCATATGCATGAGTTTTTCAATGGGTACACCGAGCTTTTCAGATAATCTGATTGCTGTTTCAGGTGAAATTTGTAATGGTCTCATTTTATTTCCTCCTTACTATAGTAGAATATAGGAAGATAAAAACATTCTCAAGCACAATATAAAAGGAGGTTACATTATGACGAAAATATTTGGTCATAGAGGTGCTGCTGGCACACATCCCGAAAATACAATGATTTCATTTATTGCGGCAGAGCGGGCATCTGCTGATGGTATTGAGTTAGATGTACAGTTATCAAAGGATGGAGAAATTGTTGTGATCCATGATGAGACTCTTGATCGAACAACAACAGGAACCGGCTTAATAAAAGATCATACATTAAAGGAAATTCGATCGTTTGATGCGAGTTATAAGTTTCCTGATTATGGTGTTTGTAAAGTTCCATCGTTAGATGAAGTGTTTAATTGGTCCCTTTCAAATAATTTGTTTATTAATGTAGAATTGAAAAATAGTGAATTTCCTTATGAAGGACTTGAGGAGAAGGTAATACAATTAATTAGAACCTACCACTATGAGAAGCGGATCATTATCTCTTCTTTTAATCATAAGAGCCTTGAGAAGTGTATAAAAATAGCACCTGAAATTGAAGTAGGTGTGCTATTCAACAAAAAGAAGAAAGATCCATGGGAATATGCGAAGAGAATCGGTGCAAAATCAATTCACCCGAACTATCGCATTATATCCAATTCTGATATCATAAAGTCTCAGGAAAAAGGTGTTTCAGTGCGTCCGTATACTGTTAACAAACAAAAAGAAATGGAAAGACTCCTGTCAATAAAGTGTGAATCGATTATTACGGATTATCCTGAAAAGGCTGTTTCGTTAAGGGAAAAGTATTGAAACGATAGAAAAAAGCCACTTGAGATACAGCTCAAATGGCTTTTTTCTATGTTAATACTCTTATTTACGTTGCATAAATCTATTTTGAATTTTATTTCGCTTACGATCTCGGTAAAAAATAAAACTCCCAATCAAATATAATCCACCTACAAGGCAAATGACACCCAGTAAAAATTGTAGACTAAGCGAAGGGATAGGTGCTTGTAATACTCCAAACGACATATCTCTTATTAATTTAATCCCGAGTGCAGCTAATCCGACTGGGATAAGTACTAGTATTAGTGCTATAAAACGTAACATAATGAGTCCCTTTCTAAAAGAATAGTCTTACTTCTTATTATAATGTAAAAATGATATGAAGGAAATTGCCAAAACTTACAATTCAGTGTACAATACTTATGTGCAATATTTTGCAATTAGGAGTGTCTTAGTATGCAAAAAGTGTTATTAGTTGGAGCCGGAAAAGGTGGAACTGCAATATTACGTCTCCTTAAGGAAACAGAGATTATGGAGATCACAGCAGTTGTGGATATTAATAAAGATGCACCAGGATTAGAGATAGCGAAAGAATTAGGAATTGAAACGAGTGCTAGCTGGGAAAAGTGTTTGACAGATGAGATTGACATTATTATTGAAGCAACTGGTAATGAAGAAGTGTTTAAAGCAATTCGGGAAAAGCGTAGTCAAAAAACAGTTCTAATACCAGGCACGGTTGCTCATTTTATATCAAAGCTGATAGAAGAGAAAGAATTGCTAATTAATGAATTAACTCATCAGTCATATAAATACAACTTAATCTTCAACTCTACCCACGACGGTATGATTGTAGTCGATATCGATGGTAAGATTATTTTGTTTAATCGCAGTGCTGAAAAGGTCATAGGGATGAAGAAAGAACATGCGATTGGCCAGGATATTGCAACTATCATTCCTACAACGGAGTTACCAAGAGTATTGCAAACTCGTCAAATCGAAAAGAATAAAGAGCTGTTACTTGAAAACGGTAAGAAGGTTATCACAACAAGGATACCAATCGTAACTGATTCTGGTACTCTTTTAGGGGCTTTCTCAGTATTTAAAGATATTACAGAGGTTGTCAATTTAGCAGAGGAAATAACCAACTTAAAGGATATTCAAACGATGCTCGAGGCTATTATACAATCATCAGAAGAGGCAATTTCTGTTGTAGATGAAGACGGTAAAGGGATTCTTATCAATCCTGCATACACGAGAATTACAGGACTTACAAAAGAAAATGTTGTTGGAATGCCTGCTACAGCAGATATATCCGAAGGTGAAAGTATGCATATGCAGGTACTTCAGACTAGAAGACCTGTTAGAGGAGCGAGAATGAGGGTTGGTCCGAATCACCGTGATGTTATTGTTAATGTTGCCCCAATTATTGTTGATGGTAAACTAAAAGGCAGTGTAGGTGTTATTCACGACGTCTCAGAAATACACTCGCTAACAAATGAGTTGAAAAGAGCAAGACAGATTATTCGAACGTTAGAGGCGAAATATTCCTTTGATGACATTATTGGTAACTCAGAAGAGATGACGTTCGCAATTGAACAGGCAAAACTTGGAGCTAAAACTCCTGCAACAGTATTGCTAAGAGGGGAATCGGGCACAGGAAAAGAATTATTTGCCCATGCTATTCATAATGGAAGCGATCGGAAATTCAATAAATTTATTCGTGTGAATTGCGCAGCTATATCTGAATCGTTATTGGAAAGTGAACTGTTTGGTTATGATGAAGGTGCCTTCTCGGGAGCAAAACGAGGAGGGAAAACTGGTTATTTTGAGGAAGCGAACAATGGAAGTATTTTTTTAGATGAGATAGGGGAATTGTCTGCAGGAATGCAGGCTAAATTGCTGCGTGTTTTACAAGAACATGAAATTATTCGGGTAGGGGGAACGAAGCCTATTTCAATCAATGTTCGTGTAATTGCTGCAACTAATGTTAATCTGGAAAAAGGAATTGCAAATGGGACGTTCAGAGAGGATTTATATTATCGATTAAATCGACTTCCTATTCATATTCCGCCACTCCGGCAACGTAAACAAGATATACCAAACTTATGTCATTACTTATTACATAAAATAAATCAAGATTATGGAAGAGTAATTGAAGGAATAGCTGATGAAGCAACCCGTTACCTAATGGAATATCATTGGCCAGGTAATGTCCGCGAACTGGAAAATATTCTTGGCAGAGCTGTTATCTATATGAAACCCAATGAGACAAAAATAGAATTATCTCACATTCCTAAATTAGAGCCACAAGGGCAAGCTAAAAAAGAACAAGAACACAGTGAAATACAAGTTAGAACGCTAAATGATATGGTTGAAGAATATGAAGCGAACATATTATCAAGGGTTATACAGCAAAATAACGGAAATAAAACAGTAACAGCCAAGCAATTAAATATTTCACTGCGAAGTTTATACTATAAGTTAGAAAAATATCATATTTTGCAAAAATGAGCGTGCAATTTTTTTCATGATATGCAAGAAATTGCATGGATAGAAAAAACGATAAAGCGTTTTCATTACTTATAAAAGTTGGCACGATTCTTGCTTATATAATAAATGGGTGCATAGATTAGCTAATCAGGTAAGATTCTGAACGACTAAGAAAAAGGGGTTGAAAACATACATGAAGCTTGACACTCTCATTGAAAATGCAACCCGCTATAATGGGAAGGTTGTTGCAGTAGCAGCGGCTGAAGATGAAGAAGTTATTGAGGCAGTACAACTAGCGCTAAAACAAAACATCGCTTCTTTCCTTTTATTCGGTAATGAAACCGAAATCAAAAGTTTACTAACGAAGCATGGTATTGAGAGAAATGAACATATCACCATCCATCATGCTAATACACAGGATCGTGCGGCTGAATTAGCGGTTAAAGCAGTCAGTTCTAATGATGCGGATATCTTGATGAAAGGAAACATACCGACATCAACGATATTAAAGGCTGTATTAAACAAGGATTATGGCTTGCGAACTGGTAGTGTATTGTCACATGTCGCAGCGTTTGAAGTAGCTGATTTCGAACAATTGCTATTCGTAACAGATGCAGCAATGAATATTGCTCCTACTTTGGCAGAGAAAGCTCAAATTGTACAAAATACAGTGAATGTTGCCAATTCAATAGGAATTACAACACCAAAAGTTGCACCAATAGCTGCAGTTGAAGTGGTAAATCCCAATATGCAAGCAACGTTGGATGCTGCAATACTTAGTCAAATGCAAAAAAGAGGACAAATTAAAGGCTGTATTGTAGATGGTCCATTGGCACTAGATAATGCAGTTTCAATGAATGCTGCAGAACATAAAGGAATCACAGGTGAAGTAGCAGGACAAGCAGATATTCTGCTCGTTCCAACAATCGAAGTAGGGAACGTTTTATATAAATCATTAATCTACTTTGCAAAGGCTAAAGTTGGAGCAATGATTGCAGGAGCAAAGGCACCAATCGTGTTAACTTCTAGAGCTGACTCAGCTGAAAGTAAGTTATATTCACTTGCTTTAGCAGTTTGTTCTGTTGCAAATAAATAATTAAAAGGTAATTTGGGGAGGAAACGAAAATGGAATTATTCAAGTATATGGAAACTTATGATTATGAACAATTAGTGTTATGTCAGGATAAAGAATCTGGCCTAAAAGCAATTATCTGTATTCACGATACGACATTAGGACCAGCTCTTGGTGGTACTCGTATGTGGACTTACGCATCAGAAGAAGCAGCTATAGAAGATGCCCTTCGTTTAGCGAAAGGAATGACATACAAAAATGCAGCAGCAGGTCTAAATCTTGGTGGTGGTAAGACGGTTATCATCGGAGACCCACGTAAAGATAAGAATGAAGCGATGTTCCGTGCTTTTGGACGTTACATTCAAGGGTTAAATGGTCGTTACATTACTGCAGAAGATGTAGGAACAACTGTTGCTGATATGGACCTTATTTACGAAGAAACTGAATATGTAACTGGTATTTCACCAGCATTTGGTTCTTCAGGGAACCCATCACCTGTAACTGCTTACGGTGTATATCGCGGAATGAAGGCTGCGGCAAAAGAAGCGTTTGGTACAGATTCTTTAGAGGGTAAAGTGATTGCGATTCAAGGTGTAGGAAATGTTGCTTACAACCTTTGTCGTCACCTACATGAAGAAGGTGCAAGCCTGATTGTTACAGACATTAACAAAGAGGCTGTTGCAAGAGTTGTTGAGGAATTTGGAGCTAAAGCGGTAGATCCAGATGAAATCTACAACGTAGATTGTGATATTTATGCACCATGTGCATTAGGAGCAACAATCAATGATGAAACAATTCCACAATTAAAGGCAAAAGTAGTAGCAGGTGCTGCAAACAATCAATTAAAAGAAGCACGTCATGGTGACATCCTGCAAGAGATGGGTATTGTATATGCGCCAGATTATGTAATCAATGCGGGTGGAGTAATCAACGTAGCAGATGAATTATACGGATATAACCGTGAACGTGCGATGAAAAAAGTAGAAACAATTTATGACAATATTGAGAGAGTTATCTCTATTTCAAAGCGTGACGGTATTCCTACTTATGTAGCAGCAGATCGTCTTGCTGAAGAAAGAATTAATACAATGAAAAACTCTAGAAGCCAATTCCTACAAAATAATAAGCATATTTTAAGCCGTAGAATTGGACGTTAATGACTAAATTTTTTTAGACAGAGGTAAGCTTGAGGTGTGGGAGGACAGACAACAGGATATCACATCATCCCACCTCTCACCTCACAAACCCTCTCTACAGGAGGAATCAACATTGCAAGAAAATGAATACCGAATTTTAGTTATCAATCCTGGCTCTACTTCCACAAAAATAGGTGTCTATTCAGATGAGGTATCAATCTTTGAGAAAACGATACGCCACGATGCAGAAACCATTTCTTCTTATCCAAATATCATTGATCAATATGAATTCCGTAAGAACACAATATTGGAAGCTTTAGATCATGAAGGAATTAATATTTCAAAACTAAGTGCTGTGTGTGGCCGAGGTGGGCTGCTTCGTCCAATAGAAGGTGGTACTTACGATGTAAACGATCAAATGCTAAAGGATTTGAGAAAAGGCTACTCTGGGCAGCATGCTTCAAACTTAGGTGGAATCATTGCCTATGAAATTGCCAGTGGATTAAATATACCGTCTTTCATTGTCGATCCGGTCGTAGTAGATGAATTAGACCCTATCGCTAGAATATCGGGTGTTCCAGAGATTGAACGTAAAAGTATATTCCATGCATTAAACCAAAAGGCTGTAGCTAGACGTGTAGCAAAGGATTTAGGAAAGCGTTATGAGGAACTTAATTTAATCGTTACTCATATGGGCGGTGGTATAACAGTTGGTGTACACAAGCTTGGACGTGTAATTGATGTAAATAACGGTCTTCATGGAGATGGACCTTTTAGCCCTGAACGTGCTGGTACAGTACCTGCAGGTGATCTAGTATCCCTATGCTTCTCTGGAGAATTTTACAGAGATGAAGTTATGAAAAAACTAGTCGGTCAAGGTGGACTCGTAGGTTATCTTGGAACGAATGATGCGATTAGTGTTGAAAAAATGATTGAATCAGGTAACGAAAAAGCGAAGCTTGTTTATGAAGCCATGGCATACCAGGTTGCAAAGGAAATCGGTTCAGCGGCTGCGGCTTTAGCAGGTAAAGTTGACGCCATCATCTTAACTGGAGGATTAGCTTATGGTAAGGGCTATGTATCGCTAATTACAGATCGAGTTAAATGGATTGCTGATGTGATTGTACAACCTGGTGAAAACGAATTACAAGCATTGGCAGAGGGAGCTCTGCGTGTGTTAAAAGGTGAAGAGAGAGCAAAGACCTATCCAGGCCTTGTAGATCAAACTGTCAAGGTATAAAGGTGAAGGAGAGATGAAGACATGGCAACTGAATATGATGTAGTCATACTTGGAGGCGGAACAGGCGGATACGTAGCAGCAATCCGTGCATCCCAATTAGGGAAGAAGGTAGCAATCGTTGAAAAAGGGAAGTTGGGTGGTACATGTCTACATAAAGGATGTATCCCAAGTAAGGCTCTCTTACGTAGTGCAGAAGTTTTTGCAACTGCTAAAAAAGGTGAAGAATTTGGTGTTATTGCTAAAGAAGTAGCACTAGATTTTACTAAAGTGCAAGAGAGAAAAGGGAAAATTGTAGAGCAACTCCACAAAGGTGTTCAACATCTAATGAAGCAAGGCAAAATTGATGTATACGAAGGACTAGGAAGGATTCTGGGACCATCTATTTTCTCTCCAATGCCTGGAACGATTTCGGTTGAAATGAACAATGGTGAAGATAATCAAATGCTTATTCCGAAGAATGTTGTCATTGCAACAGGATCACGACCTAGAACACTCCCAGGACTAGAAATAGATGGTGAATTTGTCCTGTCATCAGATGAAGCGCTAGAGCTTACAGAACTACCAAATTCAATCATTATTGTTGGTGGTGGAGTAATTGGAATTGAATGGGCATCAATGATGGCAGATTTCGGAGTCGAAGTAACGGTCATTGAATATGCTGATCGAATTATTCCAACCGAAGACAGAGAAATTTCAAAAGAAATGCAACGTTTAATGAAGAAAAAAGGTGTAAAGATTGTTACTAATGCAAAGGTCCTTTCTGAAACATTGGAAAAGGGGAATGGAGTAACAATAAAAGCTGAACATAAGGGTGAGCAAAAATCCTTTACAGCTGATAAAATCCTTGTTTCTGTTGGTCGTCAGGCAAACGTTGAAGGAATTGGTATAGAGAATACAGACATTCAAATTGATAGAGGATTTATTGTTACGAATGAATACTATCAAACAAAAGAATCACATATTTATGCAATTGGAGATGTAATCGGTGGTCTTCAATTGGCTCATGTAGCTTCTCATGAAGGAATCACAGCAGTCGAGCACATTGCTGGAGAAAAAACTCATCCAGTCGACCCGACTCTTGTTTCAAAATGTATTTATAGCAATCCTGAAGCCGCAAGCGTTGGTTTAACAGAAGATGAAGCAAAAGAAAAAGGTTATAAAGTTAAAATAGGTAAATTCTTATTTAAAGCAATCGGTAAGGCACTTGTATATGGTGAATCAGATGGATTTGTAAAGCTAGTTGTGGACGAAGAAACAGACGACTTATTAGGCGTTCATATGATTGGTCCACATGTTACAGATATGATTTCTGAAGCTGGATTAGCAAAAGTACTTGATGCAACACCATGGGAAATTGCACATACGATTCATCCACATCCAACTTTATCTGAAGCAATTGGTGAAGCTGCACTTGCTGTGGAAGGTAGAGCTATTCATTCATAATTGCAATCAAAGAAGGTAGGAACTCCTGCCTTCAATTACATACTAAATAGGGGGTATCAATATGGCTGAAAATCGTCATCAAGCCTTAGGTTTAAGTGATGAAAATGTTTTAGAAATGTATGAAACAATGCTACGTGCTCGAAAAATTGACGAGCGCATGTGGTTATTAAACCGTGCTGGAAAAATTCCATTCGTAATCTCTTGTCAAGGTCAGGAAGCTGCTCAAGTTGGAGCTGCTTTTGCACTTGATCGTGAGAAGGATTATGTATTGCCATACTATAGAGATATGGGAGTTGTCTTAACATTTGGAATGACGGCAAGGGATTTAATGTTGTCAGCTTTTGCAAAAGCTGAAGATCCTAACTCTGGTGGACGACAAATGCCGGGCCATTTTGGTCAAAAGAAAAACAGAATTGTAACTGGCTCATCACCAGTTACGACTCAAGTACCTCATGCAGTAGGTGTAGCACTAGGTGGAAGATTAGAAGGAAAAGACCTAGTAACATTTGTTACATTTGGTGAAGGGTCTTCTAACCAAGGGGATTTCCACGAGGGAGCAAACTATGCTGCAGTACACAAATTACCAGTTATCTTCATGTGTGAAAACAACAAGTACGCGATTTCTGTTCCATATGAAAAGCAAGTAGCGTGTGAGAAAATCTCAGACCGTGCAATCGGTTATGGAATGCCAGGTGTTACAGTTGATGGTAATGACATTCTAGAAGTTTACAAAGCCGTGAAAGAAGCAGCAGATCGCGGTCGCCGTGGTGAAGGACCTACCCTGGTTGAAACAGTATCATACCGCTTAACTGCCCATTCAAGTGATGACGATGATAGAATTTATCGTACAAAAGAAGAGGTAGAAGAAGCGAAGAAAAAAGATGGCTTATTCGCCTTTGAACTTTATCTTCAAGAAATTGGTTTATTAACTGAAGAAAAACTTAACGAAATTCAAAATAAGATTAAACAAGAAGTAGAAGAAGCAACAGACTACGCAGAAAATGCTCCATACGCAGAGCCAGAGCATGCATTAAAGCATGTATATGCTGAGTAAGAGGGGGAAATAAGATGCCAGTAATATCATATATTGATGCTGTAACAATGGCCATTCGTGAAGAAATGGAAAGAGATTCAAAGGTATTCACTTTAGGTGAAGATGTCGGACTTAAAGGTGGAGTTTTCAAAGCTACTCATGGTCTATATGACCAATTTGGTGAAGACCGTGTAATTGATACACCACTAGCAGAATCTGCAATCGCGGGTGTCGCAATTGGTGCTGCCATGTACGGAATGAGACCTATTGCTGAGATGCAATTTGCTGATTTTATTATGCCTGCGGTTAACCAAATTATCTCGGAAGCTGCGAGAATTCGTTATCGTTCAAACAATGACTGGACTTGTCCACTTGTTGTTCGAGCACCATATGGTGGTGGAGTTCACGGTGCATTATATCACTCTCAATCAGTAGAAGCGGTATTTGCAAATCAACCTGGTTTAAAGATTGTGATGCCTTCTACTCCTTATGATGTAAAAGGATTATTGAAAGCTGCCATTCGTGACGAAGATCCGGTATTATTCTTTGAACATAAGCGTGCTTATCGTTTAATTAAAGGTGAAGTTCCAACAGATGATTATGTATTACCGATTGGGAAAGCTGATGTAAAGCGTGAGGGTGAAGACGTTACGGTCATTACATACGGATTATGTGTCCACTTTGCGCTTCAAGCTGCTGAAAAACTTGCTAGCGACGGTATTTCTGTTCATGTATTAGATTTACGAACAGTTTATCCGCTTGATAAGGAAGCAATTATGGAAGCAGCATCAAAGACGGGTAAAGTACTGTTATTAACTGAGGATAATAAAGAAGGAAGTATTATGGGAGAAGTATCTGCGATTATCGCTGAGAATTGCCTATTTGATTTAGATGCACCAATTAAGCGCTTAGCAGGACCAGATGTACCGGCTATGCCTTATGCACCTACAATGGAAAAGTATTTCATGATGAATCCGGATAAAGTTGAAAAAGCATTACGTGAGCTTGCAGAATTTTAATTAAGTTACAGGGTAAAGGAGGTCATCTCGATTGGCTATTGAAAAAATTACAATGCCTCAACTCGGTGAAAGTGTGACCGAGGGAACAATTAGTAAATGGCTCGTGTCCCCAGGAGACAAAGTAAACAAGTATGATCCTATTGCAGAAGTAATGACAGATAAGGTAAATGCGGAAGTTCCATCTTCATTTACAGGAACAATTAAAGAACTAATTGCTGCTGAAGATGAAACACTGCCTGTCGGAGCTGTGGTTTGTACCATTGAAGTAGGTGGTGCAGAAAGTACATCTGCAAAAGAAGCACCTGTAGCTGAAGCTTCAGCTACGCCTGCAACAGCGGAAACAATTACACCTGCTGCAGATTTATCAAATAAGCGCCGTTATTCACCTGCAGTTCTTCGTTTAGCACAAGAAAATAATATTGACCTTGAGCAATTGACGGGAACCGGAGCTGGTGGTCGAATCACTCGTAAGGATGTACAAAAGGTACTGGAAACAGGTCAAATTCCTACGCCTGCTGTGAAGGCAGAAGCACCTGAAGTACAAAGCGCTCCAGTTGTAGAAACGCCTGTACCAACAGCACCAAGTAAGCCAGCAGCTGCTCCAGTCAACGTACCGACAATGCCTGGTGATATTGAAATTCCAGTATCGGGTGTGCGAAAAGCGATTGCAGCGAATATGCTACGCAGTAAGCATGAAGCACCACACGCTTGGACAATGGTAGAGGTAGATGTAACGAACCTTGTGAATTATCGAAATTCTATTAAAAATGAGTTTAAAACAAAAGAAGGCTTTAATTTAACGTTCTTCGCATTTTTCGTGAAAGCTGTTGCACAGGCATTAAAGGAATTCCCACAAATTAACTCAATGTGGGCTGGAGATAAGATTGTTCAAAAGAAAGATATTAACATCTCGATTGCAGTGGCAACAGATGAAGCATTGTTTGTACCAGTGATTAAACATGCAGATGAAAAGACCATCAAAGGAATTGCACGTGAAATCACAGAGCTTGCGAACAAAGTACGCGCTGGAAAGCTAAAATCAGATGAGATGCAAGGTGGTACCTTTACGGTTAATAACACAGGATCATTTGGTTCTGTTCAATCAATGGGAATTATTAATTACCCTCAAGCAGCCATTTTACAAGTTGAATCCATTGTAAAGCGTCCAGTTGTTATGGATGGTGGGATGATTGGAGTGCGCGATATGGTTAACCTTTGCTTATCATTAGACCATCGTGTTCTAGACGGGTTAGTTTGTGGACGTTTCCTTGCGAGAGTAAAAGAGATTCTAGAGAATACAACAAAAGATAATACATCAGTTTATTAATAGTTGTTTTGAAGAAAGCAGTTCGATTCTAAAAAGGAGTCGGACTGCTCTTCTTTATGCCTTTAAATGATAAAATACTCAACTTAAAATAAAACGAGGTAAACTAAAGAGAATATCAGCTTACCCCGAATATGGAATGATTCTATAATAGTTGAGCGGCGATTGCTCTCCCTGCCACCCGTCCAGAAAATAAACATCCACCAAGAAAGGTTCCTTCAAGTGCCCTGTACCCATGAACGCCTCCTCCTCCAAATCCGGAAGCTTCCCCAGCAGCAAATAAACCGGAAATCACCGAACCGTTCGAGTTAAGTACACGTCCAGATAAGTCAGTTTGAAGACCGCCTAATGTTTTCCTACTAACAATATGTAGCCGCACAGCAATGAGTGGTCCATTCTTTGGATCAAGTATCTTATGAGGTGAAGCTACTCTAATTAACTTATCACCAATATAAGACCTTGCTCCTCGTATAGCAGTTACTTGAAGATCTTTGTTAAATGTATTTTCCAATTGACGGTCTCTCGCTTGGATTTGACGTTCTATATCCGTAAAATTGAGCAAATTTGTAGTGGCTAATTGATTCATTTTTGTGACAAGCTCCTCCAGGTTATCCGCAATAACAAAATCTTCTCCCTTATCCAAAAACGCTTGAACAGGAGCAGCTGCACCTGGAAGGGCTCTGCCTAGCACTTTACGGATACTTTTGCCTGTGAGATCAGGATTTTGTTCGGATCCAGAAAGGGCAAATTCCTTCTCAATAATAGATTGAGTTAGAATAAACCAAGAATAATCATAGCCTGTCTTTTGTATCGCCTCCAATGTACTTAACGTATCAAAACCAGGATAATTTGGAGCAGTAAAGCGTTGACCTTTGGCATCAAGCCAAATCGATGAAGGACCAGGTAAAATTCTTATACCGTGATTGGACCATATCGGGTTCCAATTTTTAATTCCTTCAGTGTAGTGCCACATACGGTCCCGATTTACAATGCGTCCACCAGCATCCTCTGTTACGCCAAGCATCTTCCCATCAACATGTGCAGGAACACCAGATAGCATATGTTTTGGTGGTTCACCGTCGCTCTGGCCAGTTCTGGCGCACTAGCTCATGATTGCCACCAATTCCACCACTGGAAACGAGTACAGCTTGAGCTCGATACTCAAAGGTTCCCTGAATATCTCGATTGCTTTGCATACCACGTTCTAATGAGCATGATGCGAGGACGGAACCACCTACCCCCGCAATGCTATCTCCGTTTTTAATAAGTTTCTCCACACGATGACGTGGAAGGTACGTAATCAATCCCGTTTTCATATGCTCTCTT
This genomic interval carries:
- a CDS encoding DUF3231 family protein, which translates into the protein MKQISHNVPMSSSEIANLWTQYMNDSMGAAVTSYFIKTVDDPDIKEILEFALSLSKGHLSKIREFLKKENFPIPKGFTKLDVNYDAPPLFTDTFMLVYYHVMTLHGLTGYAGAVGTSARADQRKYFISCNKEAMELYDRIMDVMLSKGIFSRPPHIAPKEKIDFVEKQSFLTGFLGNRRPLNAIEISGIYYNMHKNIVKIVLELGFTQVTETDEVRAYFQRGHKVCDKQFDILNTMLTDDNLPPPRRVDSEITNSTVAPFSEKLMLFHVVTLVSAAVGFYGAGFAVAQRRDLAAQYARLITEIALYAEDGINLLIEKGWIEEPPSVSDRDKLADTHNN
- a CDS encoding PAS domain S-box protein, coding for MQKVLLVGAGKGGTAILRLLKETEIMEITAVVDINKDAPGLEIAKELGIETSASWEKCLTDEIDIIIEATGNEEVFKAIREKRSQKTVLIPGTVAHFISKLIEEKELLINELTHQSYKYNLIFNSTHDGMIVVDIDGKIILFNRSAEKVIGMKKEHAIGQDIATIIPTTELPRVLQTRQIEKNKELLLENGKKVITTRIPIVTDSGTLLGAFSVFKDITEVVNLAEEITNLKDIQTMLEAIIQSSEEAISVVDEDGKGILINPAYTRITGLTKENVVGMPATADISEGESMHMQVLQTRRPVRGARMRVGPNHRDVIVNVAPIIVDGKLKGSVGVIHDVSEIHSLTNELKRARQIIRTLEAKYSFDDIIGNSEEMTFAIEQAKLGAKTPATVLLRGESGTGKELFAHAIHNGSDRKFNKFIRVNCAAISESLLESELFGYDEGAFSGAKRGGKTGYFEEANNGSIFLDEIGELSAGMQAKLLRVLQEHEIIRVGGTKPISINVRVIAATNVNLEKGIANGTFREDLYYRLNRLPIHIPPLRQRKQDIPNLCHYLLHKINQDYGRVIEGIADEATRYLMEYHWPGNVRELENILGRAVIYMKPNETKIELSHIPKLEPQGQAKKEQEHSEIQVRTLNDMVEEYEANILSRVIQQNNGNKTVTAKQLNISLRSLYYKLEKYHILQK
- a CDS encoding glycerophosphodiester phosphodiesterase, whose translation is MTKIFGHRGAAGTHPENTMISFIAAERASADGIELDVQLSKDGEIVVIHDETLDRTTTGTGLIKDHTLKEIRSFDASYKFPDYGVCKVPSLDEVFNWSLSNNLFINVELKNSEFPYEGLEEKVIQLIRTYHYEKRIIISSFNHKSLEKCIKIAPEIEVGVLFNKKKKDPWEYAKRIGAKSIHPNYRIISNSDIIKSQEKGVSVRPYTVNKQKEMERLLSIKCESIITDYPEKAVSLREKY
- the yqiS gene encoding phosphate butyryltransferase — its product is MKLDTLIENATRYNGKVVAVAAAEDEEVIEAVQLALKQNIASFLLFGNETEIKSLLTKHGIERNEHITIHHANTQDRAAELAVKAVSSNDADILMKGNIPTSTILKAVLNKDYGLRTGSVLSHVAAFEVADFEQLLFVTDAAMNIAPTLAEKAQIVQNTVNVANSIGITTPKVAPIAAVEVVNPNMQATLDAAILSQMQKRGQIKGCIVDGPLALDNAVSMNAAEHKGITGEVAGQADILLVPTIEVGNVLYKSLIYFAKAKVGAMIAGAKAPIVLTSRADSAESKLYSLALAVCSVANK
- a CDS encoding DUF2627 domain-containing protein; translation: MLRFIALILVLIPVGLAALGIKLIRDMSFGVLQAPIPSLSLQFLLGVICLVGGLYLIGSFIFYRDRKRNKIQNRFMQRK
- a CDS encoding YycC family protein, with product MRPLQISPETAIRLSEKLGVPIEKLMHMPQHILLEKMMELANEEKNNEK